The following coding sequences lie in one Erwinia amylovora genomic window:
- a CDS encoding YccJ family protein, with product MATQQSKAHRVGEWANVRSTSTEIAEAIFEVANYDEKLAESIWEQQGSDEVLLRAFDKTDRDVLTWDNKVVERKNV from the coding sequence ATGGCAACGCAACAATCTAAAGCTCATCGCGTTGGGGAATGGGCAAACGTGCGCAGTACCTCAACAGAAATTGCCGAAGCGATTTTTGAAGTCGCTAATTACGATGAAAAGCTTGCTGAGAGTATCTGGGAACAACAGGGTAGTGATGAAGTCCTGTTACGTGCTTTTGATAAAACCGACCGGGACGTGCTGACCTGGGACAATAAAGTGGTTGAACGCAAAAACGTCTGA
- a CDS encoding NAD-dependent succinate-semialdehyde dehydrogenase: protein MSSQTINPANNKLLKSWPEHSESQVEQALATADALYHSNWSKGAIQPRMQVLKKMADLIDGRVEELAKVASVEMGKLIAQSRSEVGLCAQIARYYAENAERFLAPTRYPSELGEAWVEHHPIGVLVAVEPWNFPYYQLMRVLAPNLAAGNPVLVKHASNVPHCATLFEQLVTEAGAPQGTWTNLFVSSEQISTLIADDRVQGAALTGSEPAGSAVAQQAGKYLKKTTLELGGNDVFVVLDDADLDKAVAAGAEARLSNCGQVCTAAKRFLVHEKVADQFLKKFTAAFEAVKIGDPLDESTTLGPLSSAEAREGLDKQVQQAIAKGAKRVLGGAPVAGEGCFYQPTILTDIKRSNPAYFEEFFGPVAQVYVVKDDDEVVQLANDSHYGLGGSVFTRDIARGKALASRIETGMVYINSATNTSAELPFGGVKRSGFGRELSDLGIKEFVNQKLVVVSKD from the coding sequence ATGTCTTCTCAGACAATCAACCCCGCCAATAATAAGCTACTCAAATCCTGGCCAGAACACAGTGAAAGTCAGGTCGAACAGGCATTGGCCACGGCTGATGCGTTATACCATTCAAACTGGTCAAAAGGTGCTATTCAGCCCCGCATGCAGGTGCTGAAAAAAATGGCCGACCTGATAGACGGCCGTGTTGAAGAGCTGGCGAAGGTTGCCAGCGTGGAAATGGGTAAACTGATTGCGCAAAGCCGAAGTGAAGTCGGGCTTTGTGCGCAAATCGCGCGTTACTATGCCGAGAATGCCGAGCGTTTCCTTGCCCCAACCCGTTATCCCAGCGAGCTGGGTGAAGCCTGGGTTGAGCATCATCCGATAGGCGTGCTGGTTGCCGTGGAGCCCTGGAACTTTCCGTATTATCAGCTGATGCGCGTACTGGCCCCCAACCTTGCGGCCGGTAACCCGGTCCTGGTAAAACATGCCAGCAATGTTCCCCACTGCGCCACCTTGTTTGAGCAACTGGTCACTGAGGCCGGCGCCCCACAAGGCACCTGGACAAACCTGTTTGTGAGTAGCGAACAGATCTCAACTCTTATCGCCGATGATCGTGTCCAGGGCGCGGCTTTGACCGGTTCCGAGCCTGCAGGTAGCGCCGTTGCGCAGCAAGCCGGCAAATATCTGAAGAAAACGACCCTTGAGCTGGGCGGCAACGATGTTTTTGTGGTGCTGGATGACGCTGACCTGGATAAAGCCGTTGCGGCGGGCGCTGAAGCGCGTCTGAGTAACTGCGGACAAGTTTGTACCGCAGCTAAACGCTTTCTGGTGCATGAAAAGGTTGCCGATCAATTCCTCAAGAAATTCACCGCTGCTTTTGAGGCGGTAAAGATCGGCGACCCGCTTGATGAATCCACCACGCTTGGCCCCCTCTCTTCCGCCGAGGCACGCGAGGGGCTGGATAAGCAGGTACAGCAGGCCATTGCTAAAGGTGCAAAACGGGTGCTGGGCGGTGCCCCGGTTGCTGGAGAAGGGTGTTTTTATCAGCCAACCATCCTCACCGACATCAAGCGCAGCAATCCGGCCTATTTCGAAGAGTTCTTTGGCCCGGTAGCTCAGGTTTATGTCGTAAAAGATGATGATGAAGTCGTGCAGCTGGCCAATGATTCTCATTATGGTTTAGGCGGTTCTGTGTTTACCCGAGACATTGCGCGTGGTAAGGCGCTGGCATCACGAATTGAAACCGGCATGGTCTACATCAATTCTGCCACTAATACTTCGGCTGAACTGCCGTTTGGCGGGGTTAAGCGTTCCGGTTTTGGTCGCGAGCTATCTGACCTGGGGATCAAGGAGTTTGTTAACCAGAAACTGGTGGTGGTAAGTAAGGACTGA
- a CDS encoding DMT family transporter, with translation MLTFLSRYKFVVNPQEMVLILITVLWGGTFLVVNHAMTVSGPFWFIGVRFATAAVLLALISWRVLRGITWQEIKAGTLIGLAIGGGYGLQAYGMQTISGSKSAFITALYVPLVPLLQWIFLGRMPGLMSWIGVSMAFCGLLLVASPGSGSMSFSQGEMATLLSTLAIAAEIILIAACAGKVNVQRVTIIQLAMASLFGFIVMAPNGESVPPFSPDLLYSAVGLGIASALIQVTMNWAQCSVSPTRATVIYAGEPVWAGIVGRIAGERLPGIALLGGALIVLGVLVGELKIKRKNKDKLGASAS, from the coding sequence ATGTTAACTTTTTTATCGCGATATAAATTTGTCGTGAATCCGCAAGAAATGGTGTTAATCCTCATTACTGTGCTTTGGGGCGGTACTTTCCTGGTCGTTAATCATGCTATGACCGTTAGCGGGCCATTCTGGTTTATCGGGGTGCGCTTTGCGACAGCGGCAGTTCTTTTGGCGCTGATATCATGGCGGGTTCTGCGTGGGATCACCTGGCAAGAAATCAAAGCGGGTACATTAATAGGGCTGGCAATCGGCGGTGGCTATGGTCTGCAGGCTTATGGCATGCAAACTATTTCCGGCAGTAAATCGGCGTTTATTACTGCGCTTTATGTGCCATTGGTGCCGCTGTTGCAATGGATCTTTCTGGGGCGTATGCCGGGCCTGATGTCATGGATTGGTGTATCAATGGCTTTTTGTGGCCTGCTGCTGGTGGCAAGCCCGGGGAGCGGGTCGATGTCGTTTAGCCAGGGTGAGATGGCCACTTTGCTCAGCACCCTGGCGATCGCGGCAGAGATCATACTGATTGCTGCCTGTGCAGGTAAGGTCAACGTGCAGCGTGTGACGATTATCCAGCTGGCGATGGCTTCATTATTCGGATTTATCGTCATGGCGCCCAACGGCGAATCGGTGCCGCCTTTCAGTCCTGATCTGCTGTACAGCGCCGTCGGGCTGGGTATTGCCAGCGCACTGATCCAGGTAACGATGAACTGGGCGCAGTGCAGCGTTTCGCCCACGCGCGCTACGGTGATTTATGCCGGCGAGCCTGTCTGGGCAGGGATAGTTGGACGCATAGCCGGGGAGCGACTGCCGGGAATTGCTCTGCTGGGAGGCGCTCTGATCGTACTGGGAGTGCTCGTGGGTGAACTAAAAATCAAGCGTAAAAATAAGGATAAGTTGGGGGCTTCCGCTTCTTAA
- the agp gene encoding bifunctional glucose-1-phosphatase/inositol phosphatase, with the protein MIKKFSLCALAVFSAFSGISARAAESDYQLEQVLMMSRHNLRAPLADNGSLLDQATQKAWPKWDVPGGQLTTKGGVLEVYMGRYTREWLEQQGLTKQGECPGSDAIHAYANSLQRTVATAQFFITGAFPGCDISVSHQDAMGSMDPIFSPAITNGSEEFNKQALTAINSKSEKLALKPAFQRLEKIINYKNSPACSGKKSCDLTSDNQNIFTADNGKEPGVSGPLKVGNALVDAFTLQYYQGLPVEQVAWGLVKTPDQWQELAAIKNGYQDTLFASPVVAREVAAPLVDYIRSVLVDQDKATAPKVTLMVGHDSNIASLLGALDFKPYKLPGQNEQTPIGGMVQFQRWHDKKNDRELVKVEYVYQTSWQLRDEQPLSLSNPPQRVTLHMAGCPTDANGFCSWERFTRVLNESLQGTPLQVSESARAEPAASGHDTNSADSDTAVNKALAAKAAEDRVATEKAIADKAAAENAAEAQAAAEKATAEKEAADKAAAEKAAAEKAAADKAALEKAAAEKAAADKAAVEKAATDKAAAAKTALERAAAGTVVPRQRPQDKAEAEKTAAEKAALEKAAAGTALPGRAAQDKAEADKGKAEKQQADSAADVSAATSAQ; encoded by the coding sequence ATGATTAAAAAGTTCAGTCTTTGCGCGTTGGCAGTTTTCTCTGCATTTTCAGGCATTTCTGCCCGTGCAGCGGAAAGTGATTATCAGCTGGAACAAGTGCTGATGATGAGCCGCCACAATCTGCGAGCGCCATTAGCGGATAATGGCAGCTTGCTGGATCAGGCGACTCAAAAAGCCTGGCCAAAATGGGATGTACCAGGAGGGCAGCTGACCACCAAGGGCGGCGTGCTGGAAGTCTATATGGGGCGTTATACCCGCGAGTGGCTGGAGCAGCAGGGGTTAACGAAACAGGGTGAATGCCCAGGTTCTGACGCCATCCACGCCTATGCCAACAGCCTGCAGCGCACCGTTGCTACCGCACAGTTCTTTATCACCGGCGCTTTCCCGGGATGCGATATTTCCGTTTCGCATCAGGACGCCATGGGTAGCATGGACCCGATATTCAGTCCGGCGATCACTAACGGCAGCGAAGAGTTCAACAAACAGGCGTTGACCGCTATCAACAGCAAGAGCGAAAAACTGGCGCTTAAGCCCGCCTTTCAGCGCCTGGAGAAAATCATCAACTATAAAAACTCCCCGGCGTGTAGCGGTAAAAAGTCGTGTGACCTGACAAGTGACAATCAAAATATCTTCACGGCAGATAATGGCAAAGAACCCGGCGTTTCAGGCCCTCTGAAGGTGGGAAATGCGCTGGTGGACGCATTCACCCTGCAATATTACCAAGGCTTGCCGGTGGAGCAGGTCGCCTGGGGACTGGTCAAAACGCCCGACCAGTGGCAAGAGCTGGCGGCGATCAAAAATGGCTATCAGGATACGCTGTTCGCTTCGCCCGTGGTGGCGCGTGAAGTTGCTGCTCCGCTAGTGGATTACATCCGCAGCGTTCTGGTCGACCAGGATAAAGCAACTGCGCCAAAAGTGACGCTGATGGTTGGCCATGATTCGAATATCGCCTCACTGCTTGGTGCGTTAGATTTTAAACCTTACAAGCTGCCAGGACAGAATGAGCAGACGCCAATTGGCGGTATGGTGCAGTTCCAGCGTTGGCATGACAAGAAAAATGACCGGGAACTGGTCAAAGTGGAATATGTATATCAAACCTCCTGGCAACTGCGCGATGAACAGCCGCTATCCCTGAGTAATCCGCCGCAGCGCGTCACGCTGCATATGGCGGGTTGCCCGACCGATGCCAACGGTTTCTGCTCGTGGGAGCGGTTCACTCGGGTGCTCAATGAGTCATTGCAGGGAACGCCGCTTCAGGTGTCTGAATCTGCGCGTGCAGAACCTGCTGCATCTGGCCATGATACCAATTCAGCCGATAGTGACACAGCGGTCAATAAAGCGCTGGCTGCAAAGGCTGCTGAAGACAGAGTCGCCACTGAGAAAGCCATTGCCGATAAAGCCGCTGCAGAAAACGCTGCTGAAGCCCAGGCTGCCGCAGAGAAGGCTACCGCAGAAAAGGAGGCAGCTGATAAAGCCGCTGCAGAGAAAGCCGCGGCCGAAAAAGCGGCTGCTGATAAAGCCGCTTTAGAGAAAGCCGCGGCCGAAAAAGCGGCTGCTGATAAAGCCGCTGTAGAGAAAGCCGCTACAGACAAAGCTGCCGCCGCGAAAACCGCACTGGAAAGAGCCGCAGCAGGGACGGTAGTGCCAAGACAGCGGCCGCAAGATAAAGCCGAAGCAGAAAAGACTGCCGCAGAGAAAGCCGCTCTCGAAAAAGCCGCTGCCGGGACGGCATTGCCAGGGCGGGCTGCACAAGATAAAGCCGAAGCTGATAAAGGGAAAGCGGAGAAGCAGCAGGCAGACAGCGCAGCCGATGTCAGCGCGGCGACGTCGGCACAGTGA
- a CDS encoding DUF2594 family protein codes for MSQIDFSTSEEAQELANEVTCMKALVTLMLKAMGQADAGKVIIKMERCIADLEDPQQAKVFSNTVNQIKQAFRK; via the coding sequence ATGAGTCAGATTGACTTTTCAACCAGCGAAGAAGCCCAGGAGTTGGCTAATGAAGTGACCTGCATGAAAGCGCTGGTCACGCTGATGCTTAAAGCAATGGGTCAGGCGGATGCCGGTAAAGTTATCATTAAAATGGAACGCTGCATCGCTGATTTAGAAGACCCGCAGCAGGCAAAAGTCTTCAGTAATACCGTCAATCAAATCAAACAAGCCTTTCGCAAGTAA
- the uvrY gene encoding UvrY/SirA/GacA family response regulator transcription factor — protein MISVFLVDDHELVRAGIRRILEDIKGIQVVGEANCGEDAVKWCRTHRTDVVLMDMNMPGIGGLEATRKIIRYAPDCKIIMLTIHTENPLPAKVMQAGASGYLSKGAAPQEVVSAIRSVHSGQRYIASDIAQQMALSQLEPQKSESPFCCLSERELQIMLMITKGQKVTEISEQLNLSPKTVNSYRYRMFSKLSISGDVELTHLAIRHGLFSAESLISSE, from the coding sequence TTGATTAGCGTTTTTCTTGTTGATGACCATGAGCTGGTGCGCGCAGGTATTCGACGCATCCTGGAAGATATCAAAGGTATTCAAGTGGTCGGTGAAGCTAACTGTGGCGAAGATGCAGTCAAGTGGTGCCGCACCCACCGTACTGATGTGGTACTGATGGACATGAATATGCCGGGTATTGGTGGTCTTGAAGCGACACGAAAAATTATTCGTTACGCGCCAGATTGTAAAATCATCATGTTGACCATCCATACTGAAAACCCGCTACCCGCTAAAGTGATGCAGGCGGGAGCTTCCGGGTATCTGAGCAAAGGTGCTGCACCGCAGGAAGTGGTCAGCGCAATCCGTTCGGTTCATTCAGGCCAGCGCTACATTGCTTCTGATATCGCTCAGCAGATGGCGTTGAGCCAGCTTGAGCCGCAAAAGTCAGAATCTCCGTTTTGCTGTTTGTCGGAACGTGAATTGCAGATTATGCTGATGATTACCAAAGGCCAGAAGGTGACGGAAATTTCCGAACAGCTTAATTTGAGCCCTAAAACCGTCAACAGCTATCGCTACCGCATGTTCAGCAAACTCAGCATCAGCGGTGACGTAGAGTTGACGCATCTGGCCATTCGACATGGTCTGTTCAGTGCGGAGTCATTAATCAGTAGTGAGTAA
- the sdiA gene encoding transcriptional regulator SdiA gives MTSENYFIWRADIKSAYEKGSGIDHITRLIEQQLRALELDFYSLFIRHPVPFTRPKTFLYSNYPQDWLDHYWREGFYQLDPVLEMCSSPGKIWLWDDKTISAGLCVFEHARNYGIFHGLSCSVMASNRSVGILSMSTANSQKLIKLTTETELKIQYVLELSMAALININDISMATTKLDFSERELEILKWTAEGKTSAEISLILSISQNTVNFHQKKMQKRFNAPNKTQIASYAAAIGLI, from the coding sequence ATGACATCTGAAAACTATTTCATTTGGCGAGCAGATATCAAATCAGCCTATGAAAAAGGCAGTGGCATTGATCACATTACACGGCTAATTGAGCAACAGTTGAGAGCACTGGAACTCGATTTTTACTCACTTTTTATTCGGCATCCTGTGCCATTTACCCGGCCGAAGACCTTTCTCTATAGTAATTATCCACAAGACTGGCTTGATCATTATTGGCGAGAAGGTTTCTATCAGCTTGATCCCGTGCTGGAAATGTGCAGCTCGCCAGGAAAAATATGGCTTTGGGACGATAAAACAATAAGCGCTGGTTTATGCGTTTTTGAACATGCCAGAAATTACGGTATTTTTCATGGCCTTTCTTGCTCTGTAATGGCCAGCAATAGATCCGTGGGTATCTTATCGATGTCAACAGCAAACTCGCAAAAACTCATAAAGTTAACGACGGAGACGGAGCTTAAAATACAGTATGTATTGGAATTATCGATGGCTGCCCTGATTAATATTAATGATATTTCCATGGCGACGACTAAACTGGATTTCAGCGAACGAGAATTAGAAATACTCAAATGGACCGCCGAGGGAAAAACATCGGCTGAAATATCATTGATCCTCTCTATCTCGCAAAACACCGTTAACTTCCACCAGAAAAAGATGCAGAAAAGGTTTAATGCGCCTAACAAAACTCAAATTGCCTCCTATGCAGCAGCAATCGGTTTAATCTGA
- a CDS encoding metal-dependent hydrolase — translation MDFVSQLILGAAVTVALLGRRMQVWQAALVGVVCGTLPDLDMFIDRGDAIRNMTQHRTDSHSLLWLTLISPLLACLLWRIFRQPPEFARWWTAVWLALMTHPLLDLTTVYGTQLALPFTDRPFAIGCMSVTDPLYTLPLLVGLVAALLWRNRSGWRCNSFGLIFSCLYLAWSMAAQTWVIQVAHRQLLLHHGDVRQLLVTPTAFNTLQWRIVVMTPESYLEGFYSLLNPLKPLVLRTHARGWELYQQYSANQYVQRVAWFSRGFFAIKRVNNRVEITDLRIGEEAAYPFSFDLGPEPLDDTPAIPERVGFERLPLRKALDKLWSRF, via the coding sequence ATGGATTTCGTTTCACAGTTAATACTGGGCGCAGCAGTCACTGTCGCCCTGTTAGGGCGCAGGATGCAGGTGTGGCAGGCGGCATTAGTTGGCGTGGTGTGCGGTACGCTACCCGATCTGGACATGTTTATCGACCGGGGTGATGCCATTCGCAATATGACTCAGCACCGGACTGATAGCCATTCCCTGCTTTGGCTGACACTGATATCACCTTTGCTGGCATGTTTGCTCTGGCGCATATTCCGTCAGCCACCGGAGTTCGCCCGCTGGTGGACAGCCGTTTGGCTGGCGCTGATGACCCATCCTTTGCTTGATCTCACCACGGTATATGGTACGCAGCTGGCGCTTCCTTTTACCGATCGCCCATTTGCCATTGGCTGTATGTCTGTTACAGACCCGCTGTACACTCTGCCGCTGTTGGTCGGCCTGGTTGCCGCGCTGTTATGGCGCAACAGAAGCGGATGGCGCTGTAACTCATTTGGCCTGATTTTTAGTTGTCTGTACCTTGCCTGGAGTATGGCGGCGCAAACGTGGGTCATCCAGGTCGCACATCGCCAGCTGCTGCTGCATCATGGAGACGTACGACAATTACTGGTTACCCCAACCGCGTTTAACACGCTGCAATGGCGCATTGTGGTGATGACACCTGAAAGCTATCTCGAAGGATTCTATTCATTACTCAACCCGTTAAAGCCGCTGGTATTACGTACGCATGCCAGAGGATGGGAGTTATATCAACAGTACAGTGCTAATCAGTACGTACAACGCGTAGCGTGGTTTAGCCGTGGTTTCTTTGCGATAAAAAGGGTGAATAACCGGGTTGAAATCACCGATTTGCGAATAGGGGAGGAAGCGGCCTACCCATTTTCCTTCGATCTCGGTCCCGAACCGCTGGATGATACTCCGGCAATACCTGAGCGGGTGGGTTTTGAGCGCCTGCCGTTAAGAAAGGCGCTGGATAAATTGTGGTCACGATTTTAA
- the cycA gene encoding D-serine/D-alanine/glycine transporter has product MVDQIKEPISCVEAPDTLRRNLHNRHIQLIAIGGAIGTGLFMGSGKTISLAGPSIIFVYMIIGFMLFFVMRAMGELLLSNLEYKSFSDFAADLLGPWAGYFTGWTYWFCWVVTGIADVVAISSYFQLWLPNFSIWMSALLCIFVFLSLNIATVKLFGEMEFWFAIIKIVAIVALIVCGIVLVALHYPSPGGSHAALSNIWDHGGLFPKGLSGFFAGFQIAVFAFVGIELVGTAAAETHNPKTVLPRAINAIPLRIIMFYVLALIVIMAVTPWDHVVADRSPFVEMFVLIGLPAAASIVNFVVLTSAASSANSGIFSTSRMLYGLSQQGVAHRSFGILSSRAAPTIGLLFSCLCLLGGVALIYLIPNVMTVFTLVTTVSAILFMFVWTIILCSYLAYRKKHPQLHAKSDYKMPLGKFMCWVCLAFFAFVLVLLTLEDDTRHALMVTPLWFVMLAVGWFLRKRKAG; this is encoded by the coding sequence ATGGTTGATCAAATAAAAGAGCCTATCTCCTGTGTAGAAGCACCCGACACGCTCCGGCGCAATCTGCACAATCGTCATATCCAGCTAATCGCCATCGGTGGCGCAATTGGCACTGGCCTGTTTATGGGTTCTGGCAAAACCATCAGCCTTGCCGGGCCGTCGATCATATTTGTTTACATGATCATCGGCTTTATGCTGTTCTTTGTCATGCGGGCAATGGGTGAACTGCTGCTATCCAATCTTGAGTACAAGTCCTTTAGCGACTTTGCCGCCGATCTGCTGGGGCCGTGGGCTGGTTACTTCACTGGCTGGACCTACTGGTTCTGCTGGGTGGTTACCGGTATTGCCGATGTTGTTGCCATCAGTTCCTATTTTCAACTCTGGTTGCCCAATTTCTCCATATGGATGAGCGCCCTTCTCTGCATTTTCGTGTTCTTGTCTCTGAACATAGCCACAGTAAAGCTGTTTGGCGAAATGGAGTTCTGGTTTGCAATCATTAAAATTGTCGCCATTGTGGCGCTGATCGTCTGTGGCATCGTGCTGGTGGCATTGCACTACCCTTCCCCGGGCGGCAGCCACGCTGCACTGAGCAATATCTGGGATCATGGTGGTTTGTTCCCTAAAGGCTTGAGTGGATTTTTTGCTGGTTTCCAGATTGCGGTATTCGCCTTTGTTGGCATCGAACTGGTTGGCACGGCGGCAGCGGAAACTCATAACCCAAAAACCGTGCTGCCGCGTGCGATTAATGCTATCCCATTGCGCATTATCATGTTCTATGTTCTGGCGCTAATAGTGATTATGGCCGTCACTCCATGGGATCACGTGGTAGCCGATCGCAGCCCGTTTGTAGAAATGTTTGTGCTGATTGGCTTGCCGGCAGCCGCTAGCATTGTCAACTTCGTGGTGCTGACGTCCGCAGCCTCGTCGGCAAATAGCGGCATCTTCTCTACCAGCCGTATGCTTTACGGCCTGTCACAGCAGGGTGTGGCACATCGCAGTTTTGGTATCCTTTCGAGTCGCGCAGCACCTACCATCGGTCTGCTTTTCTCCTGCCTGTGTCTGCTGGGAGGTGTCGCGCTAATTTATCTGATCCCGAACGTCATGACGGTGTTTACGCTGGTCACCACCGTATCAGCCATTTTGTTTATGTTTGTCTGGACCATTATCCTTTGCTCATATCTGGCATATCGCAAGAAGCATCCGCAGCTTCACGCTAAGTCGGATTATAAAATGCCGCTGGGTAAATTTATGTGCTGGGTATGCCTGGCATTCTTTGCCTTTGTATTGGTTCTGCTGACGCTGGAAGACGATACTCGCCACGCGCTGATGGTAACGCCACTGTGGTTTGTGATGCTGGCAGTGGGTTGGTTCTTGCGCAAGCGTAAAGCGGGGTAA
- the rutR gene encoding HTH-type transcriptional regulator RutR translates to MNYGVKVNSVNHLPAKASTRRSRAVAAKRSAILAAALEFFSQYGIHGTTLDKVAERAGVSKTNLLYYFPSKEELYIAVLKDLLDVWLTPLRALRPDQPPLDAIRNYIRLKLEVSRDYPQASRLFCLEMLQGAPLLKAELAGGLRDLVEEKTAVIEAWMLQGELSAVQPQHLIFMLWATTQHYADFATQVQAITGQTLMDEHFFNQTVENVQRMVVEGIRVR, encoded by the coding sequence ATGAATTATGGAGTCAAGGTGAATTCTGTCAATCATTTACCTGCAAAAGCCTCTACGCGCCGTTCGCGCGCGGTAGCCGCGAAACGTTCGGCGATACTGGCGGCCGCGCTGGAATTTTTCTCACAGTATGGCATTCATGGCACTACCCTGGATAAGGTAGCTGAACGCGCAGGTGTCTCAAAAACTAATCTTCTCTATTATTTCCCGTCAAAAGAAGAACTCTATATTGCGGTTTTGAAAGATTTGCTCGATGTCTGGCTCACCCCGCTGCGCGCGCTGCGCCCCGACCAGCCGCCGCTTGATGCTATTCGCAACTATATCCGCCTTAAGCTAGAAGTATCGCGAGACTATCCGCAGGCATCCAGGCTGTTCTGTCTGGAAATGCTGCAGGGTGCGCCGCTGTTAAAAGCAGAGCTGGCAGGTGGACTGCGTGATCTTGTGGAGGAAAAAACAGCGGTTATAGAAGCCTGGATGTTACAGGGCGAACTGTCGGCGGTGCAGCCACAACATCTGATCTTTATGCTGTGGGCCACCACCCAGCACTATGCGGATTTTGCCACCCAGGTACAGGCAATAACCGGGCAGACCCTTATGGACGAACACTTCTTTAATCAGACGGTGGAAAACGTCCAGCGCATGGTGGTTGAGGGCATACGCGTACGCTAA